In Halothermothrix orenii H 168, the sequence ATTTTAACGGAAATAGCTTTAATGCTGAACTTATGCCGGAAACATTAAAGGCCAGTAATCTGGGTGATTTAAAGCCCGGTGCATTACTGAATCTGGAGCAGGCAGTGAGGGCAAAGGATTTTCTCGGAGGCCATATAGTGACCGGCCATGTTGATGGGATTGGAGTAGTTAAAAGTATCAGGAAAAATAGAAATGCTTATTTAGTGGAAATTGGGATCAAAAAGGACCTGACCAGATATCTGGTGGAGAAAGGGTCCATAGCAGTAAACGGAGTCAGCCTGACCATAATGGAACTTTATTCTGATTCTTTCCTCATCTCCCTGACCAGGGAAACCTGGAATTCTACTAATTTACATTGTGTAAAGACAGGGGATAGTTTGAATATAGAAACTGATTTGCTTGGCAAATATGTCTACAAAATCCTGAAAAATTATTTCGGGAATAAAGAGTTTGTACCCCATCATACAACTATAAACAGGGAATTTTTGATTGAAAATGGTTTTATCTGAAGGGGGTTTTAAGGGTGGATAAGATTGAGGGAGCCCTGGAAGAGCTTAAAGAGGGGAAAATGGTCATAGTAGTTGATGATGAAGACAGGGAGAATGAAGGGGACCTGGTAATGGTTGCGGAAAAAGTAAGCCTACAGGCTGTCAACTTTATGATAAAAGAGGCCAGGGGCCTGGTCTGTGTTCCCATGGAGGAAGAGAGGTTGAAAAGGCTTTCAATCCCTCCCATGGTCACCTTTAATAATGATTTGAATGAAACAGCCTTTACTGTTTCGGTGGATCATAGAGAAACTACCACCGGTATTTCTGCCCATGAGAGGGCCCTTACGATTAAAAAATTGATAGATCCCGCCAGCACAGCTGAGGATTTCAGGAGGCCGGGCCATGTTTTTCCCCTTGCCGGGAAAAAGGGAGGGGTATTAAAAAGGCCAGGCCATACCGAAGCTGCCATTGACCTGGCCAGACTGGCCGGCTGCCATGGGGCAGGAGTCATCTGTGAGATAATTAATGATGATGGAACCATGGCCAGACTGGCAGATTTAGAGAGATTTGCCCATCACCATTGTTTAAAAATCATCAGTATAAGGGATTTGATTAAATACAGGATGAAAAAAGAAAAACTGGTCAAGAGGGTTGCTGAAGCCATGCTACCGACAGTTTTCGGTTCATT encodes:
- the ribE gene encoding riboflavin synthase — encoded protein: MCLFTGIVQEIGVLREVVRTGGTYLFSITARRVLQDIKKGDSIAVNGVCLTVIDFNGNSFNAELMPETLKASNLGDLKPGALLNLEQAVRAKDFLGGHIVTGHVDGIGVVKSIRKNRNAYLVEIGIKKDLTRYLVEKGSIAVNGVSLTIMELYSDSFLISLTRETWNSTNLHCVKTGDSLNIETDLLGKYVYKILKNYFGNKEFVPHHTTINREFLIENGFI
- a CDS encoding bifunctional 3,4-dihydroxy-2-butanone-4-phosphate synthase/GTP cyclohydrolase II produces the protein MDKIEGALEELKEGKMVIVVDDEDRENEGDLVMVAEKVSLQAVNFMIKEARGLVCVPMEEERLKRLSIPPMVTFNNDLNETAFTVSVDHRETTTGISAHERALTIKKLIDPASTAEDFRRPGHVFPLAGKKGGVLKRPGHTEAAIDLARLAGCHGAGVICEIINDDGTMARLADLERFAHHHCLKIISIRDLIKYRMKKEKLVKRVAEAMLPTVFGSFKIIAYLDVIDEREHLALIKGDIRGREKILVRVHSECLTGDVLSSLRCDCGEQLARSLKMIERAGAGVLLYMRQEGRGIGLSNKIKAYALQEQGLDTVEANEVLGYPADMRDYGMAAQILKDLGLNSIRLITNNPEKIRGLEEYGLSVIERIPIIIKANEKNRFYLEVKQKRMGHLLNIICSLTLLP